A region of Crinalium epipsammum PCC 9333 DNA encodes the following proteins:
- a CDS encoding AIPR family protein — translation MSEQRIFIPVDFVSSYDSTFDQKGAKTYFAVVSVAQIPTNLPLTPNLRRANKKTEVFQQILNTLRTAPERFFERNNGIKLAASNIEIEQTKKGNGIWIDFGDSIATGGVLNGGHTLAAIESARIEGVPLDKARVKVEILCGLDDKEVSTTSVAVNTATPVDTRSKLNALGVFEPIKTYLDTQTESLQPPLRIAYYQNQEGIGRYPHCSVVHIYDLLTHIDRIRHDFTKPGKTSHPKGSTSQSALKSASFQQRIFNLLPLLTDVLAIEKNLLQLVHKHLDNPSVRGLSNLAGVKPKGIVALMDGSYFGFTVPISFSLPVVAAYRVFIDPEPPCTSWLIPFDKFSDVLLPELWVWYRDQLKKEKAKGNESFTSIIRHPAIWSDLCLIAQDVQRQLLKEHQQKPPFRPTHTLINHKEESTTLVTVVPASDSDWSTVYTASDWEVSKSSIEYHPKLGLISQGVQLVNTELIPL, via the coding sequence ATGAGCGAGCAAAGGATCTTTATTCCAGTTGATTTTGTTTCCTCCTACGACAGTACCTTTGACCAAAAGGGTGCTAAAACTTACTTTGCCGTTGTTTCAGTTGCTCAAATACCAACTAACTTACCCTTAACGCCCAACCTGCGGAGAGCTAACAAGAAAACTGAAGTATTTCAACAAATCCTCAATACACTCCGTACTGCACCAGAGCGGTTTTTTGAACGCAACAATGGCATTAAGCTTGCAGCTTCTAATATCGAAATTGAGCAAACCAAAAAAGGAAACGGTATTTGGATAGATTTTGGGGACTCCATCGCCACCGGAGGAGTACTTAATGGCGGTCACACCCTAGCAGCGATTGAGTCAGCACGTATTGAAGGCGTTCCCCTAGATAAGGCTAGAGTCAAAGTAGAAATTCTGTGCGGCTTAGATGATAAAGAAGTAAGCACAACTTCTGTTGCTGTCAATACAGCGACTCCTGTAGACACTCGCTCCAAGTTGAACGCATTGGGAGTATTTGAGCCAATTAAAACTTATCTAGATACCCAAACTGAATCATTACAACCGCCTTTACGCATCGCCTACTACCAGAACCAAGAAGGTATCGGTCGCTATCCTCATTGTTCTGTCGTACATATCTACGATTTACTAACCCACATTGACCGGATACGCCACGACTTTACCAAACCAGGTAAAACTTCCCATCCCAAAGGGTCAACTTCTCAATCGGCGCTAAAATCAGCCAGTTTTCAACAAAGAATTTTTAATCTGCTGCCATTATTAACAGATGTATTGGCGATCGAGAAAAATTTATTACAGTTGGTTCATAAGCATTTAGACAATCCGTCTGTCAGGGGCTTGAGTAATTTAGCAGGTGTTAAACCCAAAGGGATTGTTGCTTTAATGGACGGCAGCTATTTTGGCTTTACCGTACCCATTTCGTTTTCCCTACCTGTAGTAGCAGCTTACCGAGTGTTTATCGATCCCGAACCACCCTGCACTAGCTGGCTAATTCCATTTGATAAATTTAGCGATGTTTTATTGCCGGAGTTGTGGGTGTGGTACAGAGACCAACTGAAGAAGGAAAAAGCTAAGGGCAATGAATCTTTCACTTCTATAATTCGCCATCCAGCTATCTGGTCTGACCTGTGTTTGATCGCCCAAGATGTACAACGTCAACTATTAAAAGAACATCAACAAAAACCGCCTTTTCGTCCTACTCACACACTAATAAATCATAAGGAAGAATCAACAACGTTGGTAACTGTTGTGCCTGCATCAGATTCTGATTGGAGTACAGTATACACGGCATCTGATTGGGAAGTATCAAAATCTAGTATTGAATATCATCCCAAGCTAGGGCTGATTAGTCAGGGAGTGCAATTAGTCAATACTGAGTTAATACCGTTATAA
- a CDS encoding tyrosine-type recombinase/integrase, with product MIPPSFGDFKEVNNLRTSIHILVKENPTQEITQFDIGRFGLDQNPAAVYIARLSPKSRRSQLHALNVMAGILTSGKQDAINLPWWQLRYQHTAALRNLLADQYAPATVNRMLAALRGAMKECFRLGLMNADDHAKAVDLQNVKSDSLPSGRALKKNEITALMKVCVDDDSAAGYRDAALIAIARCGLRRGEIVELTVADFDLESGGLKVRRGKGRKDRIVYLPAGWIALVAAWVNLRNQRLGNSEGALLVSVDRFDRLGSVHMADQSVLTILKRRAKQAGIEKFSPHDFRRTFISDLLDRGADIVTVQKLAGHSNPATTSRYDRRGEEVKRSAMQLLDSPY from the coding sequence ATGATACCTCCATCATTTGGGGATTTTAAGGAAGTCAACAATTTGAGAACTTCCATTCACATACTTGTAAAAGAAAACCCAACTCAAGAAATCACACAATTCGATATTGGTAGGTTTGGACTTGACCAAAACCCTGCTGCTGTTTACATTGCACGGCTGAGTCCTAAATCCCGACGCTCTCAACTTCATGCTCTTAATGTCATGGCTGGTATTTTAACCAGTGGCAAACAGGATGCTATCAACTTACCCTGGTGGCAGTTAAGGTATCAGCACACAGCAGCCCTGCGTAATCTGTTGGCTGATCAGTATGCACCTGCAACTGTTAATCGGATGCTGGCAGCACTTAGAGGTGCGATGAAAGAGTGTTTTCGACTTGGTTTAATGAATGCTGATGACCACGCAAAAGCTGTTGATTTGCAGAACGTTAAAAGTGATTCACTGCCAAGTGGACGGGCTTTAAAGAAGAATGAAATTACAGCACTGATGAAAGTTTGCGTAGATGATGATTCAGCAGCAGGTTATCGTGATGCTGCACTGATTGCGATCGCTCGTTGTGGTTTAAGGCGTGGTGAGATTGTTGAGTTGACTGTTGCAGATTTTGATTTGGAATCCGGTGGTTTGAAGGTGCGAAGGGGTAAGGGACGGAAGGATAGAATTGTTTATCTTCCTGCTGGTTGGATCGCCCTTGTTGCTGCTTGGGTCAATCTGCGTAATCAAAGGTTAGGAAATAGTGAGGGTGCATTGCTGGTATCAGTTGACCGTTTTGATCGACTTGGCTCTGTACACATGGCTGATCAATCGGTGTTAACTATTTTGAAACGACGGGCTAAACAAGCTGGGATTGAGAAGTTTAGTCCTCACGATTTTAGACGCACTTTTATATCCGATCTATTAGATCGGGGCGCTGATATCGTAACTGTGCAAAAGTTAGCTGGACATTCCAACCCTGCGACTACTTCCAGGTATGACCGCAGAGGTGAGGAGGTCAAGCGGTCTGCGATGCAGCTTCTTGATTCGCCTTATTAG
- a CDS encoding relaxase/mobilization nuclease domain-containing protein, which translates to MISKITKGSSFKGLLNYLFSKPGAELIGKNVVGETALEIANELEQSSHLSSKVQKPVGHFSLSVPSTDQLNKVDWLSIASDYMNEMGYDCNQYAVVRHTDRDHDHIHIAACRVRLDTGKCTDHDWDYRKSEAVVKKLEQDYNLTPSPSSQDKERRSPTTGERRLLARTGEDSVRVKLQDTIDDLTAEHPTMPELIDLLKDQGINVQVKETVSGSMGISYKLDGVAFSGTNLGRAYTFNGLQKHRDVEYDPERDNDAIAAASSRPPVRTSQNSSTTGSTDSDDDNNETIGAIAPSNTKKVELPGQLPSVPELELEAGNGDEAANSDDDKAATVSNDEALYDDDEKLNYQNISAVSDDFEKESIQNRVNERIEQVREKQAAEQARVSAETAESRRADEQRNNNIYSLNRDNPIFKELIPDEVKALFEESIAQENMGATAPHELQLNDAIAPQNGSNLNSQTDQTISTDPTDQTEPNLNDDDESVDLSINPVEENWLPLRSRLIEEYCLPAEILDVLHEDGWLYANDEGMAVFSVCTFQDIETGLCIFNLETGLSEWLDLNLDPEVEQEVNGEPAFFWIPPQDTKVVNNVILTSDPIETISSVALDPSYGENNTMYIGTESLDRLPIEFLNNPEKLDVVVSFKGDEEGKKLANEVINVLPNSKKEELDEAGWNGELQERLQQAEAEQMQLVPQYQSQQQSQMEL; encoded by the coding sequence ATGATTAGCAAAATCACTAAAGGGAGTAGTTTTAAAGGATTGCTCAATTACCTATTCTCAAAGCCTGGTGCAGAGTTGATTGGTAAGAATGTGGTAGGAGAAACAGCATTAGAAATAGCCAACGAACTAGAACAAAGCAGTCACTTAAGTTCTAAAGTGCAAAAACCTGTCGGTCACTTTTCCTTAAGTGTTCCCTCTACTGACCAATTAAATAAAGTAGATTGGCTTAGTATCGCATCAGATTACATGAATGAGATGGGCTATGACTGCAATCAATATGCAGTGGTTCGTCATACTGATAGAGATCATGACCACATTCACATTGCAGCTTGTAGAGTACGGTTAGATACAGGCAAGTGTACAGACCATGATTGGGACTATCGAAAAAGTGAAGCCGTAGTCAAAAAACTTGAGCAGGATTACAATTTAACACCTTCACCTAGTAGCCAAGATAAGGAAAGACGTTCACCCACTACCGGAGAGCGCAGACTGCTTGCTCGAACAGGCGAGGATAGTGTACGAGTCAAGCTACAAGATACTATTGACGATTTAACTGCCGAACATCCCACAATGCCGGAACTGATCGACCTCCTCAAAGACCAGGGCATTAATGTACAGGTCAAGGAAACTGTTAGTGGTTCAATGGGTATTTCTTACAAGCTTGATGGAGTTGCTTTTAGTGGCACTAACTTGGGTAGGGCATACACTTTCAATGGATTGCAGAAACATCGCGACGTAGAATATGACCCTGAACGTGATAATGATGCTATAGCAGCAGCTTCCAGTCGTCCACCAGTTAGAACCAGTCAAAACTCAAGCACAACTGGTTCGACTGATAGTGATGATGATAATAACGAGACTATTGGTGCGATCGCTCCAAGTAATACCAAGAAAGTTGAGCTACCAGGGCAGCTACCATCAGTCCCAGAATTAGAGCTTGAAGCTGGTAATGGTGATGAAGCTGCTAATAGTGATGATGATAAAGCTGCAACAGTTAGTAATGATGAAGCTTTATACGATGATGATGAGAAATTAAATTATCAAAATATTTCTGCGGTTTCAGATGATTTTGAGAAAGAATCTATTCAAAATCGCGTTAATGAAAGAATAGAACAAGTAAGAGAAAAACAAGCAGCAGAACAGGCGCGTGTAAGTGCCGAAACAGCAGAGTCTAGACGTGCGGACGAGCAACGGAACAATAATATTTACTCATTAAATCGCGATAATCCTATATTCAAGGAGTTGATACCAGATGAAGTGAAAGCTTTGTTTGAGGAAAGTATTGCACAAGAAAACATGGGCGCTACCGCACCCCATGAATTGCAATTAAATGATGCGATCGCACCCCAAAATGGCTCAAATCTTAACAGTCAAACTGACCAAACTATTTCAACTGACCCAACGGATCAAACTGAGCCGAACCTGAATGATGATGATGAATCAGTAGATTTAAGTATTAATCCCGTAGAAGAAAACTGGCTACCGTTGCGATCGCGTCTAATTGAAGAATACTGCTTGCCTGCTGAAATACTTGATGTGCTGCACGAAGATGGATGGCTCTATGCTAATGATGAAGGGATGGCTGTGTTCAGCGTGTGTACTTTCCAAGATATAGAAACGGGTCTTTGCATATTTAACCTTGAAACTGGCTTAAGTGAATGGCTGGATTTAAACCTTGATCCAGAAGTTGAACAGGAAGTAAACGGAGAACCTGCTTTCTTCTGGATACCCCCACAAGATACCAAAGTAGTTAATAACGTAATTCTTACCAGTGACCCAATCGAAACTATTTCTTCAGTGGCACTAGATCCTAGTTATGGTGAAAATAACACTATGTACATCGGTACTGAAAGTTTAGACCGACTCCCTATAGAATTTCTCAACAATCCTGAGAAGCTCGACGTTGTAGTAAGTTTTAAAGGCGATGAAGAGGGTAAGAAATTAGCGAATGAGGTAATAAACGTTTTACCAAACAGTAAGAAAGAGGAACTAGACGAAGCTGGTTGGAATGGGGAATTACAAGAGCGTTTGCAACAAGCAGAAGCAGAACAGATGCAGCTTGTACCCCAATACCAGTCACAGCAACAGTCACAAATGGAATTGTAG
- a CDS encoding tail fiber domain-containing protein: MTQFFSKSSTAKTTQLEGDSLKLKDLTVNKFSNNNNLTNDEQSVPTEKAVKNYVDGAITDIKATLVNKADTTEVKSEINALSTELKAYFNQEVTDIKTTLANKADSTEVKSEINALSTELKAYFNQEITDVKAILANKAALNGNSEENFNAKNLNVETSIYSKVVATETINSQTVASVKAVSNGFYQVSSRVLKEEINDLSSQDVTEILRSLNPVKFTYTEDESKTPFAGFIAEDTPDLLTSNDKQAIKVVDLVAVLTKIMQDNQKTLHNLVKLTKQQQSEITALKEIVQNLERQRSGMENP; this comes from the coding sequence GTGACTCAATTTTTTAGTAAGTCTAGTACAGCGAAGACAACACAATTAGAAGGAGATTCTCTCAAGTTAAAAGATTTAACAGTTAACAAGTTTTCTAATAATAACAATCTCACCAATGACGAACAATCTGTACCAACAGAAAAAGCTGTAAAAAACTATGTAGACGGAGCAATTACTGATATTAAAGCTACTTTAGTTAATAAGGCGGATACTACAGAAGTCAAGTCAGAAATTAATGCTCTGAGTACAGAATTAAAAGCCTACTTCAATCAAGAGGTTACTGATATTAAAACTACTTTAGCTAATAAGGCGGATAGTACAGAAGTCAAGTCAGAAATTAATGCTCTGAGTACGGAATTAAAAGCCTACTTCAATCAAGAGATTACTGATGTTAAAGCTATTTTAGCTAATAAGGCTGCACTTAATGGTAATTCCGAAGAGAACTTTAATGCAAAAAATCTTAATGTAGAGACGAGCATCTATTCTAAAGTCGTTGCTACCGAGACAATTAATTCTCAAACAGTAGCTAGTGTTAAAGCTGTTAGTAACGGCTTTTACCAAGTTTCATCAAGGGTATTGAAAGAGGAGATTAATGATTTGTCTAGCCAGGATGTTACAGAAATATTAAGGTCGCTTAATCCCGTTAAATTTACCTACACAGAAGATGAGTCAAAAACACCCTTTGCTGGTTTTATTGCAGAAGATACACCCGACTTATTAACTTCTAATGACAAGCAAGCTATTAAAGTTGTCGATCTTGTCGCCGTTCTTACTAAAATTATGCAAGATAACCAAAAAACATTGCATAATTTGGTAAAGCTTACCAAACAACAGCAAAGTGAAATTACCGCACTGAAAGAAATAGTACAAAATTTGGAAAGACAGAGATCAGGAATGGAAAATCCGTAA
- a CDS encoding DUF1517 domain-containing protein, which produces MRLKSKFQFLCATVLSFSFLNGVEMQLPTKNLGKWLNTSNQAYAASSGGRSGGGSFSKSSSSSTSGSSSGSSRSSSPSNSTSSPTNSNRGNTGGRVKGGSFEKRSVPSNSNSSPSNYNTTTTTTIYSSSSTSSDELAFSWLAFWAVVGIAGVFFGVYFILAAIMKPNSSTSSSNEKLENDIVTVSKVQVALVAIARNIQSQLSDVAVNADTQTSEGLTELLQEAALALLRSPEYWSHVLAISQVVRSRKEAETIFNQFSVEERSKFNAETLAHVNGRVSRNTPISPNQDQDSAAYIVVTLLIGTENDKPLFDEILSPDALKQTLVHLAAIPSDHLLIFELLWSPQEETDSLTYDQLLTKYKDMIQIT; this is translated from the coding sequence ATGCGACTAAAATCAAAGTTTCAGTTCCTCTGCGCTACAGTCCTTAGTTTCTCTTTCCTCAACGGCGTTGAAATGCAATTGCCGACTAAAAACTTAGGGAAATGGCTAAATACAAGCAATCAAGCCTATGCCGCAAGTAGTGGTGGACGTAGCGGCGGTGGCTCATTTAGCAAAAGTTCTTCATCTTCCACCTCCGGGTCAAGTTCCGGTAGTTCTAGAAGCTCTTCGCCTTCTAATTCTACTTCGAGTCCCACAAATTCTAATCGAGGGAATACTGGTGGGCGCGTTAAGGGAGGTTCCTTCGAGAAACGCTCTGTACCTTCTAACTCTAATTCCAGTCCAAGTAACTACAACACAACAACTACTACTACGATCTATTCTTCTAGCTCAACTTCCTCTGATGAGTTAGCGTTCTCTTGGTTAGCTTTCTGGGCGGTAGTGGGAATAGCGGGTGTGTTTTTTGGGGTTTACTTTATTCTGGCGGCAATAATGAAGCCGAATAGCTCTACTAGCTCAAGCAATGAGAAGCTAGAGAATGATATTGTCACTGTCAGTAAGGTACAAGTAGCACTGGTGGCGATAGCCCGAAATATTCAATCTCAACTGTCTGATGTTGCTGTTAATGCTGATACACAGACTTCAGAGGGACTAACGGAACTGTTACAAGAAGCAGCTTTAGCGCTGCTGCGATCGCCTGAATACTGGAGTCATGTACTAGCCATTTCCCAAGTCGTTCGGAGTAGAAAAGAAGCAGAAACGATCTTTAATCAATTCTCCGTTGAGGAACGTAGTAAATTTAATGCTGAAACTCTAGCTCATGTTAATGGCAGAGTTAGCAGAAATACACCCATTAGTCCCAACCAAGATCAAGACTCCGCTGCCTACATTGTCGTAACGCTGCTGATCGGAACTGAAAATGACAAGCCGCTGTTTGATGAAATCCTCTCACCAGATGCGCTCAAGCAAACGTTAGTGCATCTTGCGGCGATTCCATCCGACCATTTGCTAATTTTTGAGTTGCTTTGGAGTCCTCAAGAGGAAACGGACAGTCTCACTTATGATCAGTTGTTGACTAAGTACAAAGATATGATTCAAATCACTTGA
- a CDS encoding condensation domain-containing protein — translation MNRLLGVSEHLRWLLDQRWSFNFILSARVTGAISVQQLTDALAWVQCRHPLLAVKIVTEDGQQPRFVSEGVPNIPLRVVKRQGGEHWCQEAEAELSLPFSWNSGPLLRVVFLQGEIVSELIITCHHSIGDGLSVIYLLRDILLEISTKATTREILPELPSWEERIFLAQGNISNNVIAPVALTEKKNKKSVSDTDMVLNRVSNQEVISGNKRSSILHWCLSPKDTAMLTSRCHEKQSSVQSAICAAFLLSIAQEMNSPEGTVHKCVSPCNVRNYLVPAIGEDFGLYISGLFTSHTLKPETSFWGLAQEVKHQINDLIMPEKMFQYIRPTKAFLSTQPDPQMVYQQMTQKGDLCVTNLGRLNITQQFGSLYLEAIYGPIVQSSENIKIVGIATMEGKMFFTFTFSESVLPRSQAEKIKATAMRCIAKVVADSNRCG, via the coding sequence ATGAACCGATTACTGGGAGTATCTGAACATTTGAGGTGGCTGCTAGACCAAAGATGGTCATTTAATTTTATTTTGAGTGCGCGTGTTACAGGGGCGATCTCTGTCCAACAGTTAACAGATGCCTTAGCTTGGGTTCAGTGTCGGCATCCCTTATTAGCTGTGAAAATAGTTACTGAAGATGGTCAACAGCCACGATTTGTATCAGAAGGTGTTCCCAACATCCCACTACGAGTGGTTAAGCGACAAGGAGGTGAACACTGGTGTCAAGAGGCTGAAGCCGAACTATCACTTCCTTTCTCTTGGAACTCTGGGCCATTGTTGCGTGTGGTGTTCCTTCAAGGTGAAATAGTGTCTGAACTGATTATTACCTGCCACCATTCTATCGGTGACGGTTTATCAGTAATCTATCTACTACGGGACATCCTACTGGAAATTAGCACAAAAGCTACCACTCGCGAGATATTGCCAGAACTTCCTTCTTGGGAAGAACGTATTTTCTTGGCTCAGGGCAACATCAGCAATAATGTTATTGCCCCAGTAGCACTAACTGAGAAGAAAAATAAAAAAAGTGTATCTGATACAGACATGGTTTTGAATCGTGTCAGCAACCAGGAAGTAATTTCAGGAAACAAGCGTTCAAGTATACTTCACTGGTGCCTTTCTCCAAAAGATACTGCTATGCTTACTTCACGCTGCCATGAAAAGCAATCTAGCGTTCAAAGTGCTATCTGTGCTGCCTTTCTTCTGTCAATCGCCCAAGAGATGAATTCGCCAGAAGGTACAGTTCATAAGTGTGTTTCACCATGTAATGTTAGAAATTACCTTGTGCCAGCAATTGGGGAAGATTTTGGTTTATACATATCTGGTCTATTCACTTCGCATACTCTGAAGCCAGAAACTAGCTTTTGGGGATTGGCGCAAGAAGTCAAACACCAAATTAATGATTTGATAATGCCAGAAAAAATGTTTCAGTATATTCGACCAACCAAGGCTTTTCTCTCGACCCAACCAGACCCACAAATGGTTTATCAGCAAATGACGCAAAAGGGAGATCTGTGTGTTACAAATTTAGGTCGTTTGAATATAACACAGCAATTTGGTTCACTATATTTAGAGGCCATCTATGGGCCAATAGTTCAGTCTTCTGAAAATATCAAGATTGTAGGTATAGCCACCATGGAAGGTAAAATGTTTTTTACTTTTACCTTTTCAGAATCAGTATTGCCGCGAAGTCAGGCAGAGAAAATTAAAGCAACAGCAATGCGTTGCATTGCTAAAGTAGTTGCTGACAGTAACAGATGTGGTTAA
- a CDS encoding class I SAM-dependent methyltransferase: protein MYKSYIEAYYEYDLPHQKRARELIKMLALKGNEKILDIGCGEGKLTSELADYVPNGSVIGIDNSEQMIEFAKNKFPETRYSNLSFQYADTKSLDYANEFDVIVSFACLSIIVNHTPVLLKIHQSLKNSGKVLLNFLGKGKHNAISSVISNLLTSQKWNKQLADQVGYSFYEAGEYSELLKKSGFKPERIELYEQNETYEGKESLTRAIRTEWVSLSSRIPENLYEDFISDLVETYLKINPPNNQGLIHKQESWLEIEATKIGE, encoded by the coding sequence ATGTATAAATCTTATATAGAAGCTTATTATGAGTACGATTTACCTCATCAAAAAAGAGCTAGAGAATTAATAAAAATGCTGGCTCTCAAGGGAAATGAGAAAATTTTGGATATTGGTTGTGGCGAGGGAAAACTTACGTCTGAACTTGCTGATTATGTCCCTAACGGTTCCGTTATAGGAATAGATAATTCTGAGCAGATGATTGAATTTGCTAAAAATAAGTTTCCTGAAACTCGTTACTCTAACTTATCTTTTCAATATGCAGATACCAAAAGTTTAGATTACGCTAACGAGTTTGACGTAATTGTTTCATTTGCCTGTTTAAGCATAATTGTTAACCATACTCCCGTTTTGCTAAAAATTCATCAAAGTCTGAAAAACTCTGGCAAGGTACTATTAAATTTTCTGGGTAAAGGGAAACATAATGCTATATCAAGTGTTATTAGCAATTTGCTAACTAGCCAAAAATGGAATAAACAATTAGCAGATCAAGTTGGTTATAGTTTTTATGAAGCTGGAGAATATTCTGAGTTATTAAAAAAAAGTGGATTCAAACCTGAACGAATTGAGCTATATGAACAAAATGAAACTTACGAAGGAAAAGAAAGTTTAACTAGAGCTATTCGCACTGAGTGGGTTTCTTTAAGCAGTAGAATCCCTGAGAATTTGTACGAAGATTTTATTAGTGATTTAGTAGAAACTTATCTTAAAATTAACCCTCCAAACAATCAGGGTTTGATTCATAAACAAGAATCGTGGTTAGAAATTGAAGCCACGAAAATTGGTGAGTGA
- a CDS encoding VOC family protein codes for MEKPAKNTICLWYDGTAEDAARFYAETFPDSSVDAVHHAPGDFPSGKQGDVLTVEFTVMGIPCLGLNGGPAFKHNEAFSFQVATVDQAETDRYWNAIIGNGGQESACGWCRDKWGVSWQITPLALTKAVTDADPAAAKRAFDAMMQMKKIDIAAIEAALGG; via the coding sequence ATGGAAAAGCCAGCAAAGAACACGATCTGCCTTTGGTACGATGGCACTGCCGAGGACGCGGCGCGGTTTTACGCAGAGACCTTTCCCGATTCGTCCGTGGATGCAGTACACCACGCACCGGGAGACTTTCCGTCGGGGAAGCAAGGGGACGTGTTGACCGTCGAGTTTACCGTGATGGGAATTCCCTGCCTCGGACTCAACGGCGGGCCTGCATTCAAGCACAATGAAGCGTTCTCGTTTCAGGTCGCAACCGTTGATCAAGCAGAAACGGATCGCTACTGGAACGCGATCATCGGCAACGGTGGACAGGAAAGTGCGTGCGGCTGGTGCAGAGACAAATGGGGAGTGTCCTGGCAGATTACGCCTCTCGCCCTAACGAAAGCGGTCACCGATGCCGATCCTGCTGCCGCCAAGCGTGCGTTCGATGCGATGATGCAGATGAAAAAGATCGACATCGCTGCGATCGAGGCGGCGCTTGGCGGTTGA
- a CDS encoding PsbP-related protein: MKFPLWLSIGISILAMQGTLTLPKTVTGIQPSTAQNNPRTTETKLKTYLVPKEFSISYPSNWLVERTQNPPGTTPRELLIITNQKLPKRGGDGLPPNIIKTDIQIERGAFEKVVAQTFRSASGSGSRLTQRGKLTVGGREAVRLWISEPEAETIIMLVRYNKNETLYLASFYARSNPSAINIIQRIHGSVRVVE, encoded by the coding sequence ATGAAATTCCCACTTTGGCTCTCAATAGGTATATCAATTCTAGCTATGCAAGGAACTTTAACACTGCCCAAGACAGTTACAGGAATACAACCGAGTACCGCACAAAATAATCCAAGGACAACAGAGACTAAATTAAAAACTTATCTAGTACCCAAGGAGTTCTCAATTTCTTATCCCTCTAACTGGTTGGTTGAAAGAACGCAAAATCCACCAGGGACTACCCCTAGAGAACTTTTAATTATCACAAATCAAAAATTACCCAAAAGAGGAGGCGATGGTTTGCCACCTAACATTATTAAAACTGATATTCAAATTGAACGCGGAGCCTTTGAAAAAGTTGTAGCTCAAACATTCAGATCTGCAAGTGGATCGGGTAGTCGCTTGACTCAAAGAGGCAAACTTACTGTCGGTGGGCGAGAAGCAGTTAGATTATGGATTTCTGAGCCGGAAGCAGAAACTATCATTATGCTAGTCCGTTACAATAAGAATGAAACTCTCTATCTAGCAAGTTTTTACGCTCGAAGTAATCCTTCAGCTATTAACATAATTCAAAGAATACATGGCTCTGTGAGGGTAGTTGAGTGA